tcatacgctaagcgccaagccacgtccccatctgcgcttacctcagcatacgtagccacctccacctgatgacatcactatgacacgtcagtgacacgtatgcatgagtaaggccaactgcggattggggttcttattggttatagtattgcatatattgtatttgtaattagttcaccctcataatatataaggaggccaaccgaccatggtaacacccaggtcgattacctcttgtcgcatctacccactgtacaaggaccttaggtccagtaaatacttagttactcaGCCTTagattgccttaagcaactccTTGATTgtacttagctagcttgccattgcccttacaggcttggtcactgtagtatagttggttgttgttgtaggtagcttactcaccgccttaagcggttcttacttagtcttacccggccgcaagcgcccgcctccttgttgtccttacagacatttAGGACAGTTTGTGatcaagaaaaaaaaaggctGAATACAGTCTCAAGCGCTGGGCAACTATTTTCCTCCTTGCCACACGCAACCATGTTGGATCTCCTTGTTGAAATAGAGAACACTCTGAAATATGCGTATCAGTTAATGGATCAATTGAACAATATAAGCACAGATGACATGTCCaagtgttgtacaccaactgtaaggtcgggtacacgctagtgggcgggcgcttgaggccgtactactacacttgcttatgtaatctaactactaaaggctatactaatagcgcttaaggcgctctactactaactactgttgacgagggggcctgaggcctgggaggtgtggtgagttaatcAAGGGATAAGTGCTGCTGTATCTACtgagggctggctacttagctggctggctaccttctctagtgagtaagagacgaggtaaaattgacttggtgtctccaagcaatttccctgctgtatatatagacaaaacgttctatctacatggtctgtgcgcgtgagagataGAAGTGTAGAagacaaataagaagcgtactgcgggctgcgcagaagcgtggatttctcctaagcgcccttggcacggcatctcggcgcggcatctcggcattgtaagcgccgagatcacgtgatcagaaaacataagatatcaagtccgtaaaaaatactaaaaataagagaaaattcaggcgattctaatggtatatgttaggaggttatgacattgccccccccttaaaggctttTGGCGGAGTCataagcctttttcagttgcaACTTGTTGAAACGTTGAAtttcttcctggctgtgttccaggagttcttctggttcccaggaattgtcttctggaccgtaacccttccatttgatcagataGAACCATctcccttgttgccttttggagtcaatgatccgctccactttgtactcttcttctccctcaATTGTCTCTGGAGGGGGCCGTTCTGGAAACGGTTGGCTAGGAGATTTGTGGACTTTGGATAATagtcctacgtagaatacaTCGTGGATCTTCAGCGTTTCCGGCAGCTTTAGGCGGTAAGCATGACTGGAAATTTTTTCTAAGACTTCAAAAGGGCCTAGTCTCCTTGGGTCCAGtttattggaattggacctgagttccacgttttttccatctaaccAGACCATTTTGCCAATTGAGTATTCGGGAGTGGTTCCTTTGTCCCTGATCATTTtctccttgctcattctgagggcgGATTCGgcctccttccattcatTGGCCAGGGTGTCCGCTAGctggtctgcttctggtacgttggacgGCATGTTGGAGGGATTCATCACCGGATTTTTTCCGTAGATCAATTCAAAGGGTGTCTTTCCGGTAGACGCGtgtttggcgttgttataCGCGTATTCCGCCAAGGGTAACCATgtggcccagtctgaatgATCCGCGGCTACGTAGGAACAAAGGTAGAATTCAATGAACTGAtttaccctttctgtttgaccGTCTGATTCCGGGTGGTAAGCTGAGGAAAATGATGGCTTGATTCCCAACCTTTGGTAGAGAGCCCTaaggaattttcctgtgaagGTGGTGCCTCTATCCAAGATGGTCTTGATTGGTAACCCGTGCAGCTTCCATACGTGACTGACAAATAGATCCGCCAgacccttggctgtgaccttttttgaggttgggatgaagtgcccaAACTTAGAAAAAGAATCAATGACCACTAGGATTGCATCGTGACCGTTAGATCTGGGGAACCCTGTAATGAAGTCATatgagatggtgtggaagggaaatggtgggacttctaggggtttcAGGGAGATGACTGGGGCATGTGCgcgttggttggcttggcagacAGGGCAACActctacccattctttggctgtTGACTTCATTCCCGGCCACCAGTAATTCCGGCTCAAGAGTTCAAGGGTTCTTTGCTGACCCGGGTGTCCTGCTAGgggggagttgtggaattccctgaggagTCTTTCTTTCAGGGGTTCATTGTCTGGAACCACCAATTTCCCCCAATACCAcaggaggtcctcttcccaattgtagtctctgtaagcctTTCTTATTGATGGTGGGGCGTTATTGGCATCTTTGgtcaggaattggatgatggaCTCTAGGGAGGGGTCTTCCCTCAATTTTGAGTGTACTTCTGTAACAATTTCCAGCTCTTCCTCTGACGTGTTTGCAAAGACTTCTGAtggtagcatgacttctggttcctggggGGTGTCAACATAGTCCGATTGTCTGGACAAGGCGTccggcttccctgattgctttcctgggcgataatgtatctcaaaattgaagttgctcaggaatacgcgccatctagcatgccgttgattgaatgtccttgcctgcatccagtactcaaggTTGCGGTGATCTGTAAACACCTGAACCGGCTTGTCTGTGgcttccaggaagatacgccattcctccagggctttgatgatggctagGAGTTCTTTGTCATGAGTGTCGTAGTTTccttctgcccctgagaatGATTTAGACATGTACGCGATTGGGTGCAACCGGTTATCTGAGCCCCGCTGACTAagaatggctcccatggctacccctgaggcgtctgtttccaggtaatAGGGGAGTTCTGGATTGGAATGGATAAGAACCGGAGACTTGGTGacaagaaccttcaactcctGAAAGGCTGTTTCCTCTAGGTTGCCCCATgtccagggggtttcctttttggtaaggTTGTGCAGAGGGCGTGCTACTGAGCTGAAATTAGGGATGAAGCGccggaggtaattgacaaatcCCAGGAATGCTtgaacctgtttgactgttttaggggttggccatgacgtgaccgcctcaatcttcttttgatccatggaaaaacctgccggggagatgacaatacccaagtaatctaccgtggtgacatggaagtggcacttggaaagtttacagaatagctgattcttcattagttgtgataggacttccctgacatgggctgggtggtccttggggtcttctgagaaaatcaggatatcatccaaataaataaccacagtgacgtcgatgaggtccctgaacagattgttcatgaaatgttggaaagcggccggggcgttggtaagcccaaagggcattactaggtattcaaatagcccgtacttggttctgaaggctgtcttccactcatctccttccttgatccggacattattgtatccccattgtagatctagttttgtgaagatcttggcgtGTCTGAGcttagccatgaggtcatcttgtCTTGGTAgcgggtagacgtttttgtGGGTAACCTCGTTTAACTTCCTATAATCAACCACCAATCGCAGggagccatctgccttttttacaaacatgactggagcGCCTGccgaggaggtactagggcaaatcttgcctgttgccaattcctcgtcaatgtgttgtttgagcgccttggattctgcattggtcatgccgtAGATGGGTCCgggggagagtttggcgtTGGGAGTCAGATCAATTGAgatatcatattccctgtgtgggggaaggaccttaaattcctctttgccaaataccctggcaaattcatggtattcCTTAGGTAGATCTGCAAGGGGGTTAggatctgcttcttcttccaaggctATCTGGACTTGGTCTGGGAAGGTGACGGTGCCTAGATTCCAGTCTATAaggggtgactcctgagtgagccatgtcatgccaagtatggcgGGTGTGTTCCCAATGGGGCAGACTAAGAAAGGGATGGAGTgtgtatggccattggccaaaaccgtgaGATGAActtggtgccaaatgcgaccagtctgagagattgtaccatctagcattctcacaactcgtggattttcaagttgggtttttgggatttttaatttttccacaatcaatgGGGAAATAAAATTCAATGTGGCTGCGGAGTCTATGAGCgttttgaggggttctgcTGGGGGattttggacatatagatcGATAAATAAGaggggttttttatttgagtctagtgcaagagatacaaattcaaaactatctaGATTGtccaatttggaagttgggggcttggcagcagtccttgactttaatcttttcccgacccctcctcttctgccaccttggccacctccttgatcgtggctttccatccgttggggcactgtttgatgccGTGGCCCttctgaccgcacttgacacagaggCCCAACGCGCAGCAACGGTCCCTCTCCTCCGGGGTAACGTaattggggtcttctgataaTCGGACCCGTtggatggtggtagtggaggtggtggctGCGGTGGCCGGGGATTTGGCGGGCGCCTTCTTCGGACGGatctcctcatttttgcggcgaatgttgtcaatttttatgGAAGCCGCAAAAATTGCTTCAAGTTTGTCAGGGatgctatccttggttgataaCAGTTCCttaaccttccagtggaggccttgcgtaaactgcgcaatgtaggcctcctcgttccagtctaattccgctatgaggttgcggaactccgtgacgtacttggAGGTTGTGGAGGTTTGCGTTAGTGccgcaattttcctggcggcGGCCTGTTTGGCATCGGGGTCAGCAAAGGCCTCCttaaatttggccgttaaggcctggatggtggtggaAGGATtcccctcgcccttgatgatattcCCAATGATAGGGAGTGCCCAATTGGCTGCCTTGTCGGTCATGTGGTACAAGATCCATACCACCAtttgctcttcctcatcgAATTGATCCCTGTGGAGAGCAccccagagcatcattcgGTCCAGCCATTGCgtggccttgcgtcccctgGTATTGCCTTTAAAAGGTTTGGGGAGATCCATTTTAGGTctttttacgctggaccctgcatcaaagggggttaGGGACCCTAGATGcctcctaggcgttccttgaggctccctTTTGGGGCGCCtttgttcttcctcatcctctgagtcaaagcctgTGCCTCTAGAGGGccggaatggggccttgagtccaggcctaaccgtgcctggagtgtgggtttctcctcccaagtgggtgggaggagtgacaggcccagtcgatgggccaggctgggcttgtggggctccttgatccttaTCCCCGAGGAGGtcggcggtttccttgcatatggctttgagctcaatgagctgttggccttgggatgtgatttgggcctgcaaggacccgacggtggcggtgagggctgtgatagccttgaggagagcggcagtggtcggctccggttccattcttgaCAGGTCTctcggagtgggagatgagcTGCGAGAgggcggttgggagtgggttggaatggaacgtcgtgaggagcggctggaaggacgggagtatggatgagggacgccagagcgtgtggatggaatgttggaaacggcgtggggggagtggtgcctatatcaggacttatgggcggtttttgtgtagtaattgggcgctaaacctttgcgtcaagcacctagcgttggatagtccctacagcaaatcagcagatctggcgatcgtgatatgagcgggttttctacaagcgggtgtttcagctgactaaggtcgctaactactgtgttccggcaaaacacgtggtatgcgggggattagaatccgtctgccttatagcaatttggtactacgtgggggtgggggatttttgattattatatcccgcaaggtggccccaatcacgtgatttcccttgtgctagtacaggggaccttctccttgtcaatcaaagcctacagaaagtcgattttacaatgttgtacaccaactgtaaggttgggtacacgctagtgggcgggcgcttgaggccgtactactacacttgcttatgtaatctaactactaaaggctatactaatagcgcttaaggcgctctactactaactactgttgacaagggggcctgaggcctgggaggtgtggtgagttaatcAAGGGATAAGTGCTGCTGTATctactgagggccggctacttagctggctggctaccttctctagtgagtaagagacgaggtaaaattgacttggtgtctccaagcaatttccctgctgtatatatagacaaaacgttctatctacatggtctgtgcgcgtgagagataGAAGTGTAGAagacaaataagaagcgtactgcgggctgcgcagaagcgtggatttctcctaagcgcccttggcacggcatctcggcgcggcatctcggcattgtaagcgccgagatcacgtgat
The Rhizoctonia solani chromosome 8, complete sequence DNA segment above includes these coding regions:
- a CDS encoding Retrotransposable element Tf2 protein, with the protein product MEPEPTTAALLKAITALTATVGSLQAQITSQGQQLIELKAICKETADLLGDKDQGAPQAQPGPSTGPVTPPTHLGGETHTPGTVRPGLKAPFRPSRGTGFDSEDEEEQRRPKREPQGTPRRHLGSLTPFDAGSSVKRPKMDLPKPFKGNTRGRKATQWLDRMMLWGALHRDQFDEEEQMVVWILYHMTDKAANWALPIIGNIIKGEGNPSTTIQALTAKFKEAFADPDAKQAAARKIAALTQTSTTSKYVTEFRNLIAELDWNEEAYIAQFTQGLHWKVKELLSTKDSIPDKLEAIFAASIKIDNIRRKNEEIRPKKAPAKSPATAATTSTTTIQRVRLSEDPNYVTPEERDRCCALGLCVKCGQKGHGIKQCPNGWKATIKEVAKPPTSKLDNLDSFEFVSLALDSNKKPLLFIDLYVQNPPAEPLKTLIDSAATLNFISPLIVEKLKIPKTQLENPRVVRMLDGTISQTGRIWHQVHLTVLANGHTHSIPFLVCPIGNTPAILGMTWLTQESPLIDWNLGTVTFPDQVQIALEEEADPNPLADLPKEYHEFARVFGKEEFKVLPPHREYDISIDLTPNAKLSPGPIYGMTNAESKALKQHIDEELATGKICPSTSSAGAPVMFVKKADGSLRLVVDYRKLNEVTHKNVYPLPRQDDLMAKLRHAKIFTKLDLQWGYNNVRIKEGDEWKTAFRTKYGLFEYLVMPFGLTNAPAAFQHFMNNLFRDLIDVTVVIYLDDILIFSEDPKDHPAHVREVLSQLMKNQLFCKLSKCHFHVTTVDYLGIVISPAGFSMDQKKIEAVTSWPTPKTVKQVQAFLGFVNYLRRFIPNFSSVARPLHNLTKKETPWTWGNLEETAFQELKVLVTKSPVLIHSNPELPYYLETDASGVAMGAILSQRGSDNRLHPIAYMSKSFSGAEGNYDTHDKELLAIIKALEEWRIFLEATDKPVQVFTDHRNLEYWMQARTFNQRHARWRVFLSNFNFEIHYRPGKQSGKPDALSRQSDYVDTPQEPEVMLPSEVFANTSEEELEIVTEVHSKLREDPSLESIIQFLTKDANNAPPSIRKAYRDYNWEEDLLWYWGKLVVPDNEPLKERLLREFHNSPLAGHPGQQRTLELLSRNYWWPGMKSTAKEWVECCPVCQANQRAHAPVISLKPLEVPPFPFHTISYDFITGFPRSNGHDAILVVIDSFSKFGHFIPTSKKVTAKGLADLFVSHVWKLHGLPIKTILDRGTTFTGKFLRALYQRLGIKPSFSSAYHPESDGQTERVNQFIEFYLCSYVAADHSDWATWLPLAEYAYNNAKHASTGKTPFELIYGKNPVMNPSNMPSNVPEADQLADTLANEWKEAESALRMSKEKMIRDKGTTPEYSIGKMVWLDGKNVELRSNSNKLDPRRLGPFEVLEKISSHAYRLKLPETLKIHDVFYVGLLSKVHKSPSQPFPERPPPETIEGEEEYKVERIIDSKRQQGRWFYLIKWKGYGPEDNSWEPEELLEHSQEEIQRFNKLQLKKAYDSAKSL